A single genomic interval of Flexibacter flexilis DSM 6793 harbors:
- a CDS encoding pyruvate dehydrogenase complex dihydrolipoamide acetyltransferase: MAEIIRMPKMSDTMTEGVIAAWHKKVGDKVKAGDVLAEVETDKATMELESYEDGTLLHIGVEAGQAVAIDALIAILGKDGEDISALVGGGAAPAPTPTPAVAAASVANIKANVIRMPKMSDTMTEGTIAAWHKKVGDKVKAGDVLAEVETDKATMELESYEDGTLLYIGVESGSAVAVDGVIAVIGEAGTDYTPLLQAGSAPAATEAAPAAASNSAAAAPVTTTTTASSSDDSRVKASPLARKIAEEKGINISNVTGSGENGRIVKKDVESFTPAAAAPAKTAAPAAKTAAPSAPAVFGQESYEEVPVSQMRKVIARRLSESLYTAPHFYLTMEINMDKAIDARKSINEFAGAKVSFNDMVIKAVAVALRQHPKVNSSWLGDKIRYNKHIHIGVAVAVEEGLLVPVVRFADHKSITSISSEVKDLGGRAKNKQLQPADWEGSTFTISNLGMFGIDEFTAIINPPDACILAVGGIKETVIVKNGQMQVGNIMKVTLSCDHRVVDGAIGSAFLQTLKALLEDPIRLLA; the protein is encoded by the coding sequence ATGGCAGAAATTATCCGAATGCCGAAAATGAGCGACACCATGACTGAAGGTGTAATCGCTGCGTGGCACAAAAAAGTTGGTGACAAAGTAAAGGCTGGCGACGTGTTGGCCGAAGTTGAAACCGACAAAGCTACGATGGAACTTGAATCTTACGAAGACGGAACACTTCTTCACATTGGCGTAGAAGCTGGCCAAGCAGTTGCGATTGATGCCCTCATTGCCATTTTGGGCAAAGATGGCGAAGACATTTCGGCCTTAGTTGGCGGTGGCGCAGCCCCTGCACCTACTCCAACCCCTGCGGTAGCGGCGGCCTCTGTGGCCAACATCAAAGCCAACGTAATTCGTATGCCAAAAATGAGCGATACGATGACGGAAGGCACGATTGCTGCTTGGCACAAAAAAGTAGGCGACAAAGTAAAAGCAGGCGACGTGTTGGCCGAAGTCGAAACCGACAAAGCTACCATGGAGCTTGAATCTTACGAAGACGGAACACTTCTTTATATAGGCGTAGAAAGTGGCTCAGCCGTAGCCGTAGATGGCGTAATTGCTGTTATTGGCGAAGCGGGCACAGACTACACACCATTGCTACAAGCAGGTAGCGCACCAGCAGCCACCGAAGCTGCCCCAGCCGCTGCCAGCAATAGTGCAGCCGCTGCACCTGTAACCACTACCACAACGGCCTCTTCTTCGGACGATAGCCGCGTAAAAGCCTCTCCGCTTGCACGCAAAATAGCCGAAGAAAAAGGCATTAACATTTCTAACGTTACGGGAAGTGGCGAAAATGGCCGCATCGTAAAAAAAGACGTAGAGAGCTTTACGCCTGCCGCCGCAGCTCCAGCCAAAACGGCTGCACCTGCTGCCAAAACTGCCGCACCAAGTGCGCCTGCGGTATTCGGACAAGAAAGCTACGAGGAAGTGCCAGTTTCGCAAATGCGCAAAGTAATTGCTCGCCGCTTGTCGGAAAGCCTTTACACTGCTCCGCATTTCTATCTTACAATGGAAATCAACATGGACAAGGCCATCGACGCACGCAAAAGCATCAACGAATTTGCAGGCGCGAAAGTCTCGTTTAATGATATGGTAATCAAGGCAGTAGCTGTGGCTTTGCGCCAACATCCGAAAGTAAATTCTTCGTGGCTCGGCGACAAAATCCGTTACAACAAACACATTCACATTGGCGTAGCCGTAGCCGTAGAAGAAGGCTTGCTCGTGCCTGTGGTGCGTTTTGCTGACCACAAATCTATCACCAGCATTTCTTCTGAAGTGAAAGATTTGGGCGGTCGTGCCAAAAACAAACAATTGCAACCAGCCGACTGGGAAGGTAGCACTTTCACCATTTCTAACTTAGGAATGTTCGGTATTGATGAATTTACGGCTATCATTAACCCGCCAGACGCTTGTATTTTGGCTGTGGGCGGCATCAAAGAAACCGTAATCGTGAAAAACGGACAAATGCAAGTAGGCAATATTATGAAAGTTACGCTTTCGTGCGACCACCGCGTAGTAGATGGCGCAATCGGTTCGGCCTTCTTACAAACGCTTAAAGCCCTATTGGAAGACCCAATTCGTTTGTTGGCATAA
- a CDS encoding J domain-containing protein, with amino-acid sequence MLLDKIIKIIKSNIEAARQAARDYERPFRKFEEFEEKQQQKEQQQERQQYEQQRGQQQRQQSSNSTAQDKEAAYYAALELSKGADYAQIKAAYKRLMKQYHPDRFHGQPEKQKAAQQVSQKLNEAYEYFSKKFNL; translated from the coding sequence ATGCTTTTAGATAAAATTATAAAAATTATTAAGTCTAATATTGAGGCTGCGCGACAAGCAGCCCGTGACTATGAACGGCCTTTTCGGAAATTTGAGGAGTTCGAGGAAAAGCAGCAGCAAAAAGAACAACAGCAAGAGCGGCAGCAATATGAACAACAACGTGGACAGCAACAAAGGCAACAATCTTCAAATAGTACAGCTCAAGACAAAGAAGCGGCGTATTATGCAGCCTTAGAACTATCCAAAGGGGCTGATTATGCTCAAATTAAGGCGGCTTACAAACGACTAATGAAACAATACCACCCCGACCGTTTTCATGGCCAGCCCGAAAAGCAAAAAGCCGCCCAACAAGTAAGCCAAAAACTCAACGAGGCTTACGAGTATTTTTCTAAAAAATTTAATTTATAA